In Paenibacillus sonchi, a single genomic region encodes these proteins:
- a CDS encoding DUF4179 domain-containing protein — MNKLEHVLKHQLNEDKAVKYPDFEEMWTRIEQAERSSSGLRGSSTSAGSRRTRSWSKIAAAASLSVLVVAAPVYAAIHYNWGSLLSSKEGIQTALDQNLGQRLGQSITKDGVTLTLQTAVVDENRTVILYSLDVGKHVSTDFWSVKGMTLKGTNENSKEEEYNYEQWDEENQRYNGYFESDWVPGQDTEQVTLSAEAVTATSTQDLEIPLDIGSLEMQSFPIGKEGMKKVEIRPFAQSKDKLLLSSAVTFDDPMNPKGIFPRIVAYNGTTRIKDLSGGTFGEPGEHGEYKMNQYLKTDDIAAGQTAFKLEYTKQEQNISGPWNFELELSKKQMESGTHIQALKLPLETGDTDNTIEKLSVTPTQIRLSIRTEGKSFRRQMPYQKYYLEVSGKTLEGRYFGYSKEDSKLLNLRFERPPGLLVNESTPITFVGKYKVTIHTEDKAPTLLTNISTEKQTLIREVGGYPVKWTYYMQGKDLYIETGSEDPHFGGINQTHLGESYDNLPGRPVTPGFSGDGNNKSIDVYKDFKDTEASVYMYYYTADDPDKETRVQLQP, encoded by the coding sequence ATGAACAAGCTGGAGCATGTACTCAAGCATCAATTAAATGAAGATAAGGCTGTCAAATATCCCGATTTCGAGGAAATGTGGACACGCATAGAACAAGCAGAGCGCAGCTCTTCCGGGCTCCGGGGCAGCAGCACATCTGCGGGCTCCCGCCGGACCCGAAGCTGGAGCAAAATTGCTGCGGCTGCTTCGCTTAGTGTGCTGGTGGTTGCGGCTCCTGTATATGCAGCGATTCATTATAATTGGGGCAGCCTTTTAAGCAGTAAAGAGGGAATTCAGACGGCATTGGACCAGAACCTGGGACAGCGGCTGGGTCAATCCATAACGAAGGACGGGGTAACGCTTACGCTTCAGACAGCCGTTGTGGATGAGAACCGCACGGTTATTCTTTATAGTCTGGATGTCGGAAAACATGTAAGCACCGATTTTTGGAGTGTAAAAGGCATGACCTTGAAGGGGACAAATGAGAATTCTAAGGAAGAAGAGTATAACTACGAGCAATGGGATGAGGAGAACCAGCGGTACAACGGCTATTTCGAAAGTGACTGGGTGCCCGGGCAGGATACAGAGCAGGTAACCTTGTCTGCGGAAGCGGTGACAGCCACAAGCACGCAGGATCTGGAGATTCCGCTGGATATCGGGTCCCTGGAGATGCAGAGCTTTCCAATAGGCAAGGAAGGCATGAAAAAAGTGGAAATCAGGCCCTTTGCCCAAAGCAAAGACAAGCTGCTGCTCTCCTCGGCGGTTACATTCGATGATCCTATGAACCCGAAAGGGATCTTTCCGCGGATTGTTGCCTACAACGGCACAACCAGGATAAAAGATTTGTCTGGCGGCACTTTCGGTGAACCGGGAGAGCACGGGGAATACAAGATGAATCAGTATTTAAAGACAGACGATATTGCTGCAGGGCAGACGGCCTTCAAGCTGGAGTACACTAAGCAGGAACAGAACATTTCCGGGCCATGGAACTTTGAGCTGGAATTAAGTAAAAAACAGATGGAAAGCGGAACGCATATACAGGCTCTGAAGCTTCCTCTGGAGACGGGCGACACCGATAACACCATCGAGAAATTGTCGGTTACTCCCACGCAAATCCGTCTCTCCATAAGAACAGAGGGCAAAAGCTTCAGACGGCAGATGCCATATCAAAAATATTATTTAGAGGTAAGCGGCAAAACCCTTGAGGGGAGATACTTTGGATATTCCAAGGAGGACTCCAAGCTGCTTAATCTTCGTTTTGAGCGTCCTCCAGGACTGTTGGTTAACGAGAGCACGCCGATTACTTTTGTCGGCAAATATAAAGTCACGATTCATACCGAAGATAAAGCCCCGACGCTTTTAACGAATATATCTACGGAGAAGCAGACCTTGATCCGCGAAGTTGGCGGTTATCCGGTGAAGTGGACGTATTACATGCAGGGAAAAGATCTGTACATCGAAACGGGCAGTGAAGATCCTCATTTTGGCGGGATCAACCAGACCCATCTGGGCGAGAGCTACGATAATCTTCCCGGCAGGCCTGTAACCCCCGGTTTCAGCGGGGACGGGAACAATAAATCCATTGATGTCTATAAAGACTTCAAAGACACAGAGGCTTCTGTCTATATGTACTATTACACGGCTGACGATCCCGATAAAGAGACGCGGGTTCAGCTGCAGCCTTAA
- a CDS encoding RNA polymerase sigma factor — translation MESNRELFETYNKDVYRTCYYMVHDAADAEDLCQEIFITVFRSNWQSVEYLKSWMMKITVNTCLNHLKRRRSLQQKVAANLHFFQGKSVVNTVEGLIEQKETSQEWMIHLSRLPVKIRAVLTLRYMHDFSLAEVSEALSIPLGTAKSRLHKGLKLMKNVLLETGIPEQEWKGEHYEQAGACTQASIK, via the coding sequence TTGGAGAGCAACCGGGAATTGTTCGAAACCTACAATAAGGATGTGTACCGGACCTGCTATTACATGGTGCATGATGCGGCGGATGCCGAGGATCTGTGCCAGGAAATTTTCATTACGGTTTTTCGCAGCAACTGGCAGAGTGTCGAATATCTCAAGTCCTGGATGATGAAGATCACGGTAAATACCTGTCTGAATCATTTGAAGCGGCGGCGGAGCCTGCAGCAGAAGGTGGCGGCGAATCTTCATTTTTTTCAAGGGAAAAGTGTGGTGAACACAGTGGAAGGACTTATTGAGCAAAAGGAAACCTCCCAGGAGTGGATGATCCATCTCTCGCGGCTCCCGGTGAAAATCCGGGCGGTGCTGACCTTAAGGTACATGCATGACTTCAGCCTGGCTGAAGTATCTGAGGCGCTGTCCATTCCGCTCGGAACGGCCAAATCAAGGCTGCATAAGGGTCTGAAGCTGATGAAGAATGTGCTGCTGGAAACTGGAATCCCGGAACAGGAATGGAAAGGAGAACACTATGAACAAGCTGGAGCATGTACTCAAGCATCAATTAAATGA
- a CDS encoding methyl-accepting chemotaxis protein: protein MDNVLAQEVTDALVVKALEKNLALIRFTLDRRVAYVNEVFASTMKYRSEDMYGMQHRDFCFPAFVNSPDYENFWQDLLAGKSFQDKIERMDSEGGSVWLEATYMPIFDEADKQIIGVTKVATNITNRQTNMSNLVERMQQMADSLNQRAEQGIGRSRELLLSIDKIAGVSSENSLTLANLQSKAGDIQGVVQTIRDIASQTHLLALNAAIEAAHAGEFGRGFDVVAKEVRKLSAMVQDSISEVRESVKGITEEIGRMSTGMDQVQGTVEESQRQIEVALREFTEIAASAQQLDNQAREVLDII, encoded by the coding sequence ATGGACAATGTATTAGCCCAGGAAGTTACAGATGCCCTCGTTGTTAAAGCCTTGGAGAAAAATCTCGCCCTGATCCGCTTCACTCTTGACCGCAGAGTGGCTTATGTCAATGAGGTGTTCGCCAGTACAATGAAATACAGATCGGAGGATATGTATGGGATGCAGCACCGGGATTTCTGCTTCCCGGCATTTGTGAACAGTCCGGACTATGAAAACTTCTGGCAGGACCTGCTTGCCGGCAAAAGCTTTCAGGATAAAATTGAGCGGATGGACTCGGAGGGCGGTTCGGTTTGGCTGGAAGCTACTTATATGCCCATTTTTGATGAGGCGGACAAGCAGATCATTGGTGTGACGAAGGTCGCTACCAATATTACCAATAGACAAACTAACATGAGCAATCTGGTGGAACGGATGCAGCAGATGGCCGACAGCCTGAATCAGCGCGCGGAACAAGGCATTGGCCGGAGCCGGGAGCTGCTGCTGAGCATTGACAAAATTGCCGGGGTCTCCAGTGAGAACAGCCTGACGCTGGCCAATCTGCAGAGTAAAGCCGGGGATATTCAAGGCGTGGTCCAAACGATCCGTGATATTGCCTCACAGACTCACCTGCTGGCTCTCAATGCTGCGATTGAAGCGGCCCACGCCGGAGAATTCGGCCGGGGATTTGATGTGGTGGCCAAGGAGGTCCGGAAGCTGTCGGCCATGGTGCAGGATTCCATCAGCGAGGTACGGGAAAGCGTCAAGGGGATCACAGAGGAGATCGGCAGAATGTCTACGGGAATGGACCAGGTCCAGGGTACAGTGGAAGAAAGCCAGCGGCAGATTGAAGTAGCTCTCCGCGAGTTTACAGAGATTGCCGCCTCCGCCCAGCAGCTGGACAATCAAGCGCGTGAAGTACTGGATATCATCTGA
- a CDS encoding S-layer homology domain-containing protein: protein MNKQQIARSLLAITLLAVPLASPKANAAALFSDINNSYAKEAIMELLDKGIISGIGDNRFDPAGQLKRQDFAIILAKALSLDTTTVPSVPTFTDVPKSSYAYNAVEAVYQAGWINGPGNGRFAAGSPLSRQDMIVIFVRALGIEASDKSSLLPFADSAKIADYAKASVAAALEYGLIQGEGGNLFNPAANADRQSVALVASKFIKVKEAAATPAPKLRLL from the coding sequence TTGAACAAACAACAGATTGCACGTTCTTTGCTGGCCATCACGCTTTTGGCGGTCCCCCTGGCATCGCCAAAGGCGAATGCCGCAGCCCTGTTCTCTGATATCAACAACTCCTATGCAAAGGAAGCCATTATGGAGCTGCTTGATAAAGGCATCATCAGCGGAATCGGGGACAACAGGTTTGATCCCGCAGGCCAGCTTAAACGGCAGGATTTTGCAATTATTCTGGCAAAAGCGCTAAGCCTCGATACCACAACTGTACCTTCCGTTCCCACATTCACCGATGTGCCTAAGAGCAGCTATGCCTACAATGCTGTAGAGGCTGTCTATCAGGCCGGATGGATTAATGGTCCGGGAAATGGCCGGTTCGCCGCCGGCAGCCCGCTGTCCAGACAAGATATGATCGTAATTTTTGTAAGGGCTCTGGGTATTGAGGCTTCGGACAAAAGCTCCCTCCTGCCCTTTGCCGACAGCGCAAAAATCGCCGATTATGCCAAGGCTTCAGTTGCTGCCGCACTAGAATATGGCCTCATCCAGGGAGAGGGCGGCAATTTATTCAACCCGGCCGCAAATGCGGACCGCCAAAGCGTAGCCCTGGTTGCCTCCAAGTTCATTAAGGTCAAAGAGGCGGCTGCAACTCCTGCACCCAAGCTACGCCTACTGTGA